The Chryseobacterium sp. 52 genome includes a region encoding these proteins:
- a CDS encoding ROK family protein, giving the protein MQNIVGIDIGGSHITMAQVDPGKREIITSTYVREHVDSFGNREAIFSAWISAIEKVTRDLIKDDLLMGIAMPGPFDYENGISLMQQGKFIDIYQVNIKEELAKRLSVSTDQIYFVNDAGAFLEGEVFGGCVQNYNKIFGVTLGTGLGTAFYNGEVASDEDLWDSPFKDSICEDYLATRWFVNHYAALTGEQISGTKDLLDKPEEIQARIFDDYADSFAEFIVKYIKNYDPEVLVIGGNIAKVYPYFKKRLNQHLEEHKINLPIKISAIFEDAAILGAAGYALKKARINLTK; this is encoded by the coding sequence ATGCAAAATATAGTAGGAATAGATATTGGCGGTTCGCATATTACCATGGCTCAGGTTGATCCCGGAAAACGGGAAATCATTACGTCCACGTATGTGAGAGAGCATGTAGACTCTTTCGGAAACAGAGAAGCTATTTTTTCTGCCTGGATTTCGGCCATTGAAAAAGTAACACGTGATCTTATCAAAGATGATCTTCTGATGGGTATAGCAATGCCCGGTCCTTTTGATTATGAAAATGGAATTTCGCTCATGCAGCAGGGTAAATTTATTGATATCTATCAAGTCAATATTAAAGAAGAATTAGCAAAAAGGCTTTCCGTTTCAACGGACCAGATTTATTTTGTGAATGATGCCGGAGCTTTTCTGGAAGGAGAAGTTTTTGGAGGCTGTGTACAGAATTATAACAAGATTTTTGGGGTAACCCTGGGAACAGGCCTGGGAACAGCTTTTTACAATGGAGAAGTGGCGTCGGATGAAGACCTTTGGGATTCGCCTTTCAAAGATTCTATCTGTGAAGACTATCTGGCTACAAGATGGTTTGTGAACCATTATGCTGCTTTAACCGGGGAACAGATTTCAGGAACCAAAGATTTATTAGACAAACCGGAAGAAATACAAGCCAGAATATTTGACGATTATGCTGATTCTTTTGCAGAATTTATTGTAAAATATATCAAAAACTATGATCCTGAAGTTTTAGTAATAGGAGGAAATATTGCAAAAGTGTATCCTTACTTTAAAAAGAGGTTAAATCAACATCTGGAAGAGCATAAAATCAATCTTCCTATTAAAATTTCAGCTATTTTTGAAGATGCTGCTATTCTCGGTGCTGCAGGTTATGCCTTGAAGAAAGCCCGAATCAATTTAACAAAATGA
- a CDS encoding endo-beta-N-acetylglucosaminidase H, translating to MKKAFITLILLIMHAIPALNAQQLSPTGICYVEVNNNNILNAGSYKLQTSGKYLFNVVNIFAANINYDTAKNRPYLYCNNNVTKVLTNADTYIKPLQAKGMKVVLTILGNHQGAGFCNFPSREAAKDFAQQLAQTVNTYGLDGIDFDDEYSDYGQNGTGQPNASSFVMLIQELKALLPNKMITFYYYGPAASRLSWNGLRVGDYVNYSWNAMYGTFSAPNVPPLTNAQISPAAVWMGNTSNATTTSLATQTKNGGYGVFMWYDLHGTNETSQLSAGTQTLYGEQTVLSTALQSWTAGTNCDAPIGLYTSNLTGTSAKLNWSAVGTNTYDVDYKPASATTWTSAATAINSTSVTISGLTANTEYDWRIRTNCSVKSTYIFAPRFNSGTGGTTPTGSSSLSLDGSTESGSAGSLNLSGSALSFEGWIKPSSFKSASPYISSVMGTEVSDSNSAFLRLGDANIANNKLQFVISINNVQQKLTATTALTANTWYHVAATYDGAAMKIYINGALDASKSQTGNVSSNGAFNVGYLYNTSRNFNGKVDEVRVWKRALSQTEISQNRCNVVFPATSLAAYWKFNEGSGSSVQDTSGNGVTLTLTGVDASNWGTDIPCPAGTQKVSANAKSQKATGLDQVTTKKQIRLYPNPVSQSSPLTISVPEEYNRGKLTIYNFNGRIAETKILQAGDHQYDLSKLSMGNYIIQFESQNADLKQTEKLIIK from the coding sequence ATGAAAAAAGCCTTTATCACATTGATCTTACTGATCATGCATGCAATTCCTGCGCTGAATGCACAGCAGCTTAGCCCTACAGGAATATGTTATGTAGAAGTAAATAATAACAACATCCTGAATGCGGGATCGTATAAGTTGCAGACATCAGGCAAGTATCTGTTTAATGTCGTCAATATTTTTGCAGCCAATATCAATTACGATACCGCTAAAAACAGACCTTATCTGTACTGCAATAATAACGTTACAAAAGTCCTTACCAACGCAGATACCTACATAAAACCGCTTCAGGCAAAAGGAATGAAGGTGGTATTGACTATTTTAGGAAACCACCAGGGAGCAGGTTTTTGTAATTTTCCTAGCCGTGAAGCAGCCAAAGACTTTGCACAGCAGCTTGCCCAAACGGTGAATACGTATGGTCTCGACGGAATTGATTTTGATGATGAATATTCGGATTATGGACAAAACGGGACCGGACAGCCGAATGCCAGTTCTTTTGTGATGCTTATTCAGGAATTAAAAGCTTTACTGCCGAATAAAATGATTACATTTTATTATTATGGCCCTGCCGCTTCCAGACTTTCCTGGAATGGGCTTAGAGTAGGTGATTATGTAAACTACAGCTGGAATGCGATGTACGGAACTTTCTCCGCACCGAATGTTCCACCGCTTACAAATGCACAGATTTCTCCGGCAGCGGTTTGGATGGGAAATACTTCAAACGCTACCACCACCAGCCTGGCTACCCAGACCAAGAACGGCGGATATGGAGTGTTTATGTGGTATGATCTTCACGGAACCAATGAAACATCACAGCTGTCAGCAGGAACACAGACATTATACGGAGAACAAACTGTTTTAAGCACAGCTTTACAGTCATGGACAGCAGGAACCAATTGCGATGCCCCGATTGGATTATATACAAGCAACCTTACCGGAACAAGTGCGAAATTAAACTGGTCAGCCGTAGGAACCAATACGTATGATGTGGATTATAAACCAGCCTCTGCAACCACTTGGACAAGCGCTGCAACGGCTATTAACTCCACTTCGGTAACAATATCAGGTTTAACAGCAAATACTGAATATGACTGGAGAATCAGAACGAACTGCAGTGTGAAAAGTACTTATATTTTTGCCCCAAGATTTAACAGCGGAACAGGAGGAACTACTCCTACAGGTTCCAGCTCTCTTTCTTTAGATGGAAGCACCGAATCCGGGTCAGCAGGAAGTCTTAATTTAAGCGGTTCAGCATTATCCTTTGAAGGCTGGATAAAACCATCTTCTTTCAAGTCTGCATCCCCTTATATTTCCTCTGTTATGGGTACTGAAGTAAGTGACAGCAATTCTGCATTTTTACGATTGGGAGACGCTAATATTGCCAATAACAAGCTCCAGTTTGTAATAAGTATCAATAATGTACAGCAAAAGCTGACGGCTACTACGGCATTGACAGCCAATACATGGTATCACGTTGCAGCAACCTATGACGGGGCTGCCATGAAAATTTATATCAATGGTGCTCTTGATGCCAGTAAATCTCAGACCGGAAACGTTTCTTCCAACGGAGCATTTAATGTAGGGTATTTATACAATACATCCAGAAACTTCAATGGTAAAGTAGATGAGGTGCGGGTTTGGAAACGGGCATTGAGCCAGACAGAGATCAGTCAGAATAGGTGTAATGTAGTATTTCCGGCCACTTCACTTGCTGCTTATTGGAAATTTAATGAAGGAAGCGGTTCGTCGGTTCAGGATACTTCTGGGAACGGAGTTACATTAACCTTAACAGGGGTCGATGCTTCCAATTGGGGAACGGATATACCTTGTCCTGCAGGCACTCAAAAAGTTTCAGCTAATGCAAAAAGCCAAAAAGCAACAGGTCTGGATCAGGTAACCACTAAAAAACAGATCAGACTTTATCCGAATCCGGTAAGTCAATCTTCACCACTTACTATTTCTGTACCTGAAGAATATAACAGAGGAAAATTAACAATATATAATTTTAATGGAAGGATAGCAGAAACAAAAATATTACAGGCCGGGGATCATCAATATGATCTGTCGAAACTTTCGATGGGAAATTATATTATTCAATTTGAATCCCAGAATGCAGATTTGAAACAAACTGAAAAACTAATTATAAAATAA
- a CDS encoding GH92 family glycosyl hydrolase, whose product MKKQLLIFLLITLCSYTGNAQQKKDDVLSWVDPFIGTGGHGHTFPGATTPFGMIQLSPDQNTKSGDWDWCSGYHYSSKTIMGFSHNHLSGTGWADLGDILVMPTVGKIKMLPGSEEKPESGYRSTFSHERETASPGYYSVMLDSYGIKAELTASPRVGFHKYTFPKSEESNVIIDPTNKIFGNIYHTLVSVEGNNKIKGYCYSNGWGGKRFAYFVMEFSKPFKSYGVYADGEIKENEKIALAKDAKAFVRFSTSENESIEVKVSLSPVSTEGAQENFDAEAKNVDFAKAKETAQNTWRDLINRFQVTGGTDDQRKIFYTGVYHTFIAPNLYMDTNGDYVAAQENMNTKWFTNYSTYSYWDGFRATHPLLTIMDQKHTKEFANSLISRYTDRKDHMPIWELCGYDNFCMLGYHSVSVIWDAISKGVPGIDEEKAFAAMIDASLTDKMSSSDGGGGLNDYIKLGYTPSENGASVSATLEYAYDDWCIQQLAEKLGKKEEAEVYKKRSMSFLNTFNKDNNHFWPKQKNGEFIPDFTLNDWKKLQPHWVSGNIWAYDFFVPHQIDEMIKLYGGKKGFEEKLDKTFTEELKMLGEQHVDISGFIGSLGFGDEPGHHVPYLYNYAGTPYKTQKMIKHIRDNMYAAKPDGIVNNEDCGQMSAWYIFSSLGFYPVTPGKPVYAIGAPQFPKVALKLENGKTFTVIAEKISDKNMYVQKMFLNGKEFKSWEINHSDIMNGGELKFVMGSKPVK is encoded by the coding sequence ATGAAAAAACAATTGCTGATATTTTTGTTAATTACGCTGTGTTCATACACTGGAAACGCCCAGCAAAAGAAGGATGATGTCCTTTCATGGGTAGATCCATTTATTGGAACAGGAGGGCATGGCCATACATTTCCCGGAGCTACAACGCCATTCGGAATGATTCAGCTTAGTCCGGATCAGAATACCAAAAGCGGTGACTGGGATTGGTGTTCAGGGTACCATTACAGCAGTAAAACCATAATGGGATTCAGTCATAATCATCTCAGCGGAACAGGCTGGGCAGATCTTGGAGATATTTTAGTAATGCCAACAGTCGGAAAAATAAAGATGCTTCCGGGGTCAGAAGAAAAACCGGAAAGCGGTTACCGTTCAACATTCAGTCATGAAAGAGAGACCGCATCACCGGGATACTATTCTGTGATGCTGGACAGCTACGGAATTAAGGCTGAACTGACAGCCTCTCCAAGAGTAGGATTCCATAAATACACCTTCCCGAAAAGTGAAGAATCAAACGTTATCATTGATCCTACCAATAAAATTTTTGGAAATATTTATCATACACTCGTGAGTGTGGAAGGAAATAATAAAATCAAAGGATACTGCTACAGCAATGGATGGGGAGGTAAAAGATTTGCCTACTTCGTCATGGAATTTTCAAAGCCTTTTAAATCTTACGGAGTTTATGCAGACGGAGAAATAAAAGAGAATGAAAAAATAGCATTGGCTAAAGATGCCAAAGCTTTTGTACGGTTTTCAACCAGCGAAAATGAAAGTATTGAAGTAAAAGTTTCCCTATCGCCGGTAAGTACAGAAGGAGCACAGGAAAACTTTGATGCAGAAGCAAAGAATGTAGATTTTGCAAAAGCTAAAGAAACGGCTCAGAATACATGGAGAGATCTGATCAACAGATTCCAGGTGACAGGAGGTACAGATGACCAGAGAAAAATTTTCTATACCGGAGTGTATCATACATTCATTGCACCCAATCTGTATATGGACACCAATGGAGATTATGTAGCCGCTCAGGAAAATATGAATACCAAATGGTTTACGAATTACAGTACCTATTCTTATTGGGATGGCTTCAGGGCAACCCATCCGTTGCTGACTATTATGGACCAGAAACATACGAAAGAATTTGCCAACTCGTTGATCAGCAGGTATACAGACCGTAAAGATCACATGCCGATCTGGGAACTGTGTGGTTACGATAACTTCTGTATGCTTGGCTATCACAGTGTATCGGTAATCTGGGATGCTATTTCCAAAGGCGTACCGGGAATTGATGAAGAGAAAGCATTTGCCGCGATGATAGATGCTTCTTTAACAGACAAAATGAGCAGCAGCGATGGAGGAGGTGGTCTCAACGATTATATCAAACTGGGCTACACCCCTTCAGAAAACGGAGCTTCTGTTTCTGCGACGCTGGAATATGCATATGACGACTGGTGTATTCAGCAGCTTGCCGAAAAATTGGGCAAAAAAGAAGAAGCTGAAGTATATAAGAAACGTTCTATGAGCTTCCTTAATACTTTTAACAAAGACAATAATCATTTCTGGCCAAAACAGAAAAACGGAGAATTTATTCCTGATTTTACTTTAAATGACTGGAAAAAACTACAGCCGCACTGGGTTTCCGGAAATATCTGGGCATATGACTTTTTTGTTCCTCATCAGATTGATGAAATGATCAAACTTTATGGAGGTAAAAAAGGTTTTGAAGAAAAACTGGACAAAACCTTTACTGAAGAGCTTAAAATGCTCGGCGAGCAACATGTGGATATTTCAGGATTTATAGGTTCTCTGGGATTTGGTGACGAACCGGGACATCATGTTCCTTATCTGTATAATTATGCGGGAACTCCTTACAAGACCCAGAAGATGATCAAACACATCCGCGACAATATGTATGCGGCAAAACCGGACGGAATTGTGAATAATGAAGACTGTGGGCAGATGTCGGCATGGTATATCTTTTCATCATTAGGATTTTATCCTGTGACGCCCGGAAAACCGGTCTATGCCATTGGGGCACCTCAGTTTCCAAAAGTAGCGCTGAAGCTTGAGAACGGAAAAACCTTCACGGTAATTGCAGAGAAGATATCCGACAAGAATATGTATGTTCAGAAAATGTTTTTGAATGGTAAAGAATTCAAAAGCTGGGAAATCAATCACAGTGATATTATGAATGGTGGTGAACTGAAATTTGTAATGGGAAGCAAGCCGGTAAAATAA
- a CDS encoding glycoside hydrolase family 125 protein, with the protein MERRKFIKTSAIAGAGLLFSQNVFAKTLNVEDFPVVRVPKDKRNFSSETVENAIAAFKKKVKNKELSWLFENCFPNTLDTTVFYKETNGTPDTYVITGDIDAMWLRDSSAQVFPYLQFSKKDEKLHQLISGVIHKQTEFILKDPYANAFYNDENKISKWKEYDHTDMKSGIHERKWEIDSLCYPIRLAYHFWKTTGDTKPFDNNWLQGIKLTLQTFIEQQRKTSLGPYKFERTTAWATDGIPMGGYGYPTNPVGLINSMFRPSDDATIYAFLIPSNLFAVVSLRQAAEMVSQIKNEKQLAQQLNSLADEVDAAIKKYGIYDHPEYGKIYAFETNGFGSYNLMDDANCPSLLGLPYLDAVKADDPVYLNTRKYIWSKDNPFFFKGKMAEGIGGPHIGLDMIWPMSIIMKALTTKDRKEIKWCIETLQKTHGGTGFMHESFHKDNDKKFTREWFAWANTLFGELLWKTFNENQDLLT; encoded by the coding sequence ATGGAAAGGAGAAAGTTTATAAAGACAAGTGCAATTGCAGGAGCAGGATTGTTATTTTCCCAGAATGTTTTTGCAAAAACATTGAATGTGGAAGATTTCCCTGTGGTACGTGTTCCGAAAGATAAAAGAAATTTTAGCAGCGAAACGGTAGAAAATGCAATAGCAGCTTTTAAAAAGAAAGTAAAGAACAAAGAATTGTCATGGCTTTTTGAAAACTGCTTTCCCAATACATTAGATACTACAGTTTTTTATAAAGAAACGAACGGAACTCCAGACACTTATGTGATTACAGGAGATATTGATGCCATGTGGCTCCGCGACAGTTCTGCTCAGGTTTTCCCATACCTGCAGTTTTCTAAAAAAGATGAAAAACTTCATCAACTGATCTCCGGAGTTATTCACAAACAAACAGAATTTATCCTTAAAGATCCATATGCCAATGCCTTCTATAATGATGAGAATAAAATAAGCAAATGGAAAGAATACGATCATACGGACATGAAATCCGGGATCCACGAAAGAAAATGGGAAATAGACTCCCTGTGTTATCCTATCCGTTTGGCTTACCATTTCTGGAAGACCACGGGAGATACAAAACCTTTTGATAACAATTGGCTGCAGGGAATTAAGCTGACTTTACAGACTTTTATAGAACAGCAGAGAAAAACAAGTTTAGGCCCATACAAATTCGAACGTACAACAGCCTGGGCTACAGACGGAATTCCGATGGGTGGGTATGGCTATCCTACAAATCCGGTTGGACTCATCAACTCGATGTTCCGTCCAAGTGATGATGCTACGATTTATGCCTTTCTGATCCCTTCCAATTTATTTGCAGTAGTAAGTTTACGTCAGGCTGCAGAAATGGTTTCGCAGATCAAAAATGAAAAGCAACTTGCCCAGCAGCTCAACAGTCTTGCCGATGAGGTAGACGCAGCCATCAAAAAATACGGAATCTATGATCATCCTGAGTACGGAAAGATATATGCTTTCGAAACAAACGGGTTTGGAAGTTATAATTTAATGGATGATGCCAATTGCCCGAGTCTTTTGGGACTTCCTTATCTGGATGCGGTAAAAGCAGATGATCCTGTCTATTTAAATACCAGAAAATACATCTGGTCAAAAGATAATCCTTTCTTTTTCAAAGGAAAAATGGCTGAAGGAATCGGAGGTCCTCATATCGGTCTTGATATGATCTGGCCTATGAGTATCATTATGAAAGCCCTTACCACTAAAGATAGAAAAGAAATCAAATGGTGTATAGAAACCCTTCAGAAAACCCATGGAGGAACAGGTTTTATGCACGAATCTTTCCATAAGGACAATGACAAAAAATTCACCAGAGAATGGTTCGCCTGGGCCAATACCTTATTCGGAGAATTATTATGGAAAACCTTTAACGAAAATCAGGATTTACTGACGTAG
- a CDS encoding endo-beta-N-acetylglucosaminidase H yields MKNKSIFTALILLIIQAASALNAQQNNPVGICYVEVNNNNMLNAGSYTLQNSGKQLFDVAIIFAANINYDVSKSRAYISNNNNVTKVLNDVNTYVRPLQQKGIKVLLDLLGNHQGAGISNFPNRAAAKDFALQVAHTVYTYGLDGVDLDDEYAGYGNNGTGQPNSSSFVMLLQELKMAMPDKLITFYYIGPATTRQSYNGDAAGNYINYSWNAYYGTYDAPVVPPLTNAKLSAAATWIGNTSTSILTNLATNTKNDGYGVFMWYDLNGANNASYLSTGSNILYTENTLLTGQLYSWSQGDACDPPLGLEVTNVTGISAKLNWTANASQTYNIDYKPANSTTWTNVANNYSGSNIIINNLTLNTDYDWRIQSNCSATIKSTYLFAPRFNSGSGCGTPSSLTAGNYIGTSTQLSWDTVPGASSYNLQYKTAAATTWIDVQNITTNSYTLPGLTENTNYVWKVQAVCGGTSTSSYSGEATFNSGFAPVQSPGARSLSFNGSTHYLNAGQFNISGNAVTFEGWVKVNAFKTAFPYISSVMGIEVGDSNSAILRFGDGNLANNKLQFILSFGSAQVKLNTATTFSTNTWYHIAATYDGSAMKIYVNGVLDASVPASGNFTANGILYLARNYENARSLNGFLDEFRVWKRALTATEILTNNCNVPANSPALEANWKMNEGSGNGALDATANTHFATLTGMTNTNWRTDVACTTLSTQDISSEKNQVNYAYPNPVKKGNDIHFAIKDKSASDITLYDMAGKLIVNKKIDKNDMVISSQNLSAGIYIYKIHSKDSKTQSSGKVIVE; encoded by the coding sequence ATGAAAAACAAATCTATTTTTACGGCTCTGATCCTGCTGATTATTCAGGCAGCATCCGCACTTAATGCGCAGCAGAATAATCCTGTGGGAATATGCTATGTAGAAGTGAATAACAATAATATGCTGAATGCAGGTTCTTATACCCTGCAAAACAGCGGTAAACAGCTTTTTGATGTGGCTATTATTTTTGCAGCCAATATTAATTATGATGTTTCCAAAAGCAGAGCTTATATTTCCAATAATAACAACGTCACCAAAGTATTGAATGATGTAAATACTTACGTGAGACCTTTACAGCAAAAAGGGATCAAAGTATTGCTGGATCTTTTAGGAAATCATCAGGGAGCGGGGATTTCCAATTTTCCTAACAGAGCGGCGGCAAAAGACTTTGCTTTGCAGGTAGCACATACCGTATATACTTACGGTCTGGACGGTGTTGATCTGGATGATGAATATGCCGGTTACGGAAATAACGGAACAGGACAACCCAACAGCAGTTCTTTCGTAATGCTTTTACAGGAACTTAAAATGGCCATGCCTGATAAACTGATTACGTTTTATTACATAGGACCTGCGACGACAAGACAGAGTTATAATGGTGATGCAGCCGGAAATTATATCAACTATAGCTGGAATGCATATTACGGAACCTATGATGCCCCTGTAGTACCGCCCCTTACCAATGCAAAGCTTTCTGCTGCTGCAACATGGATCGGGAATACATCCACATCTATACTTACAAATCTGGCAACCAATACAAAAAATGACGGTTATGGAGTGTTTATGTGGTATGACCTTAATGGAGCTAATAATGCCAGCTACTTAAGCACGGGATCCAATATTCTTTACACAGAGAATACATTGCTTACAGGTCAGCTCTATTCATGGAGCCAGGGAGACGCCTGTGATCCTCCTTTAGGGCTTGAAGTAACAAACGTTACAGGTATTTCAGCCAAATTAAACTGGACAGCCAATGCTTCCCAGACTTATAATATCGATTATAAACCTGCCAATTCAACGACCTGGACCAATGTGGCTAATAATTATTCAGGAAGTAATATCATCATCAATAACCTGACGTTAAATACAGATTATGACTGGAGAATACAGTCGAACTGCTCTGCAACCATAAAAAGTACATATCTGTTTGCGCCAAGGTTCAATTCTGGAAGTGGATGCGGAACTCCGTCAAGCCTTACTGCCGGAAATTATATAGGAACTTCAACTCAATTGTCATGGGATACAGTACCTGGTGCATCTTCATATAATCTGCAATATAAAACAGCTGCAGCAACGACCTGGATTGATGTTCAGAATATTACTACGAATTCATATACGCTGCCAGGCTTAACAGAAAATACAAACTATGTATGGAAAGTACAGGCGGTTTGTGGTGGAACCAGTACGAGTTCATATTCAGGTGAAGCAACATTCAACAGTGGGTTTGCTCCTGTACAAAGTCCCGGTGCAAGATCTCTTTCTTTTAATGGAAGTACCCATTATCTGAATGCCGGACAGTTCAATATTAGCGGAAATGCAGTAACATTTGAAGGATGGGTAAAGGTAAATGCATTTAAAACGGCGTTTCCTTATATTTCATCCGTAATGGGGATCGAAGTGGGTGACAGTAATTCTGCCATTCTGAGATTTGGGGATGGAAATCTGGCTAATAATAAATTACAGTTTATTTTAAGCTTTGGATCTGCCCAGGTAAAGCTTAACACCGCTACAACATTCAGTACAAATACATGGTATCATATAGCAGCTACTTATGATGGTTCAGCAATGAAGATCTATGTCAATGGTGTTCTGGATGCAAGTGTTCCTGCGTCAGGTAATTTTACAGCAAACGGAATTCTGTATCTGGCCAGAAATTATGAAAATGCCCGTTCCCTTAATGGATTCTTAGACGAATTTAGAGTATGGAAAAGAGCATTGACAGCCACAGAAATTCTTACCAACAACTGTAATGTGCCGGCCAACTCACCAGCACTTGAAGCGAACTGGAAAATGAATGAAGGCAGTGGAAACGGAGCTTTGGATGCTACAGCCAATACCCACTTTGCAACTCTGACCGGAATGACCAATACAAACTGGAGAACAGATGTAGCCTGTACGACACTGTCAACTCAGGATATTTCTTCGGAAAAAAATCAGGTGAATTATGCATATCCAAATCCTGTTAAAAAAGGAAATGATATTCATTTTGCGATCAAAGATAAATCTGCCAGTGACATCACATTGTATGATATGGCAGGAAAATTAATCGTTAATAAAAAAATTGATAAAAATGATATGGTAATCAGCAGTCAGAATCTATCGGCAGGAATCTATATCTATAAAATACATTCAAAAGACAGTAAGACTCAGTCTTCCGGAAAAGTGATTGTAGAATAA
- a CDS encoding glycoside hydrolase family 130 protein, with product MTFQPAKIPWQDRSEDSRDIMWRYSANPIINRYAIPTSNSIFNSAVVPFEDGFAGVFRCDNKAVQMNIFAGFSKDGVNWEINHDPIEMQAGNTEMIESDYKYDPRVAFIEDRYWITWCNGYNGPTIGIGYTFDFKEFFQCENAFLPFNRNGVLFPEKIEGKYAMLSRPSDNGHTPFGDIYISYSPDMKYWGEHRCVMKVAPFEESAWQCTKIGGGPVPIKTDEGWLLFYHGVINTCSGFRYSMGAALLDLEDPSKVLYRTKPYLLAPAELYELTGDVPNVIFPCAALSEGDKVTVYYGAADTTVALAFGYISEIIDFMKNNSL from the coding sequence ATGACATTTCAACCAGCAAAGATCCCTTGGCAGGATCGTTCGGAAGACAGCCGTGATATCATGTGGCGTTACTCTGCAAATCCAATTATTAACAGATATGCAATACCTACGTCCAACAGTATCTTCAATAGCGCAGTGGTTCCTTTTGAAGATGGATTCGCAGGAGTTTTCCGTTGTGATAACAAAGCCGTGCAGATGAATATTTTTGCAGGCTTCAGTAAGGATGGTGTCAATTGGGAGATCAATCACGATCCTATTGAAATGCAGGCCGGAAATACTGAGATGATAGAATCTGATTACAAATATGATCCCCGTGTCGCTTTTATAGAAGACCGTTACTGGATCACATGGTGTAACGGATATAATGGTCCTACAATTGGGATAGGGTATACTTTTGATTTTAAAGAATTTTTCCAGTGCGAAAATGCTTTTCTACCCTTTAATAGAAACGGGGTGCTGTTTCCTGAAAAGATTGAAGGAAAATATGCCATGCTGAGCCGTCCAAGTGATAATGGGCATACTCCTTTTGGAGATATTTATATCAGTTACAGCCCTGATATGAAATACTGGGGCGAGCACCGTTGTGTAATGAAAGTAGCTCCTTTCGAAGAGAGTGCATGGCAATGTACAAAAATAGGAGGAGGCCCGGTTCCAATAAAAACAGATGAAGGTTGGCTGCTTTTCTATCATGGAGTGATCAATACATGCAGTGGTTTCAGATATTCTATGGGAGCCGCATTGCTTGACCTTGAAGATCCATCGAAAGTATTGTACCGGACAAAGCCTTATTTGCTGGCACCAGCAGAATTGTATGAGCTTACAGGAGATGTTCCTAATGTCATCTTCCCATGTGCTGCTTTGTCAGAAGGAGATAAGGTTACTGTATACTATGGAGCTGCTGATACCACTGTTGCTCTTGCCTTTGGATATATTTCTGAGATTATTGATTTTATGAAAAATAACTCGCTTTAA